The proteins below are encoded in one region of Oncorhynchus nerka isolate Pitt River linkage group LG15, Oner_Uvic_2.0, whole genome shotgun sequence:
- the dctn2 gene encoding dynactin subunit 2: MADPKYANLPGIASNEPDVYETSDLPEDDQAQFESEELCSDSVERIVVNPNAAYDKFKDKRVSTKGLDFSDRISKNKRVGYESGEYEILAEGCGVKETPQQKYQRLVHEIQELSQEVETIQATTRDSSSEERLTPVVLAQQAAQLKQQLVSAHLDSLLGPQAHINLADPDGALAKRLLTQLEAVRGSRGSTGEGKAPAAKGPDGVVLYELHSRPEQEKFTDAAKMAELEKRLSELETAVGSGSDKPGPLSAGVQGGSLMDTMELLQARVSALDSATLDQVEARLQSVLGKMNEIAKHKATIEDAGTQNKVSQLYAVVQKWDTMATSLPQVVQRLMAVKELHEQAMQFGQLLTHLDTTQQMINNSLKDNGTLLSQVQTTMKENLLSVEENFAALDQRMKTLNK, encoded by the exons GAAGAGCTGTGCAGTGACAGCGTGGAGAGGATCGTGGTCAACCCCAACGCAGCCTACGACAAGTTCAAGGACAAGAGGGTCAGCACTAAAGGCCTCG ACTTCTCAGATCGTATCAGTAAGAACAAAAGAGTGGGCTATGAGTCGGGAGAATATGAGATT TTGGCGGAGGGCTGTGGGGTGAAGGAAACCCCCCAGCAGAAGTACCAGCGGCTGGTTCATGAGATCCAGGAACTCAGTCAGGAGGTGGAGACCATCCAG GCGACCACACGGGACAGCAGTTCAGAGGAGCGTCTGACTCCTGTCGTCCTCGCTCAGCAGGCTGCCCAGCTCAAACAGCAGCTGGTTTCTGCCCACCTGGACTCACTGCTGGGACCACAGGCACATATTAATCTAGCTGACCCAGATGGAGCACTGGCCAA ACGTCTGTTAACCCAGCTGGAGGCAGTGAGAGGCAGTAGGGGCAGTACAGGGGAGGGGAAGGCCCCAGCAGCCAAAGGTCCTGACGGTGTGGTGTTGTATGAGCTACACAGCCGGCCAGAGCAGGAGAAGTTCACAGACGCTGCCAAG ATGGCAGAGTTGGAGAAGCGGCTTTCAGAGCTGGAGACTGCTGTGGGTTCTGGATCAGACAAACCGGGACCTCTGAGTGCTGGGGTGCAGGGAGGCAGTCTCATG gacacTATGGAGCTGCTGCAGGCGAGGGTCAGTGCTCTGGACTCAGCCACTCTGGACCAGGTGGAAGCCAGGCTGCAG AGCGTCCTTGGAAAGATGAACGAGATTGCCAAGCACAAAGCAACCATTGAAGATGCTGGCACACAGAACAAG GTGTCTCAGCTGTATGCTGTGGTGCAGAAGTGGGACACCATGGCAACCTCTCTGCCCCAGGTGGTGCAGAGGCTCATGGCTGTCAAGGAGTTGCATGAACAAG ccaTGCAGTTTGGTCAGCTGCTGACCCACCTGGACACCACCCAGCAGATGATCAACAACTCTCTGAAGGACAACGGGACACTGCTCTCACAG GTTCAGACAACCATGAAGGAGAATCTCTTGTCTGTAGAGGAGAACTTTGCAGCTCTGGACCAGAGAATGAAGACTCTCAACAAATAA